Part of the Mauremys reevesii isolate NIE-2019 linkage group 4, ASM1616193v1, whole genome shotgun sequence genome is shown below.
TATTTACAGGCTGAGCTAATCCTGAGTAATTAATGTTAATCTCTTTAATATCTGAGAAATGTGACATCAAAATGAAACAGAATTCTTGTGTTAAGATAACTTATTTCAAGCTGGATGTAAAATATGAAGATTTCTCTCGAGGTGCTAGGCCTTTTCAAGGACATCAGGTGGGAATAAATTAtatagaaacttttttaaaaccttCTCCCTGCAGTACTTCCCAACAAATACATAAATCACAGGTTTAAGGCAACTCTTGGTGGAAGCAGGAGAAAATTAGGAGCCAAAATTGAACAACTTGTCTCAGGAACAGCCCTTGTCAGCTTCCATTCCTcaataagaaaacaaaaatgtgATGGTCCAGCAGAAAAGAAATGTAAGCACAACTGTGAAGATCAACATGGTGGCTGTTGTGTCCTTGCGGTCCCTTGACCTCTTGTGTTTTCTCATAGAGGATGAACGATGTGGCAGTTAAAGATGATTGCTATAGATGGCAAAGCAAACCCCATGAGGTTTAATGTCAGGTGAGCAGTTGTTTTCCACAGTTTGCTGGGGAAGACTAGGGTGCAAGAGAAGATATTCAAGTCTTGTGGATATTTCAGACCAAAACATAAATGTTGGGATGCTCAGACTTCTAGAGACCCAGGCCAGCAGACAGATTGCTTTAGCCTGAGCATTACTTTTAGTTTCCCTCTGCTTATCAGGGTCTGAACGAAAACTAAATAGCAATCCATGCTGATTGCCACTAATGAAGATGCTGGTGTATGTGTTCATCTTAATAGATGTTTGGTGCTATGACAAAGGAAGTACCACATGGCCGGTTGTATTTATTTCTGATGGTCTGATCCCAGAAAGGGAGGTTCACAAGGAAGACCACATCAGCAGCTGCTAGATTTAGAAGGTAGATTTTAGCACCCTTA
Proteins encoded:
- the BDKRB1 gene encoding LOW QUALITY PROTEIN: B1 bradykinin receptor (The sequence of the model RefSeq protein was modified relative to this genomic sequence to represent the inferred CDS: inserted 6 bases in 4 codons; deleted 2 bases in 1 codon; substituted 6 bases at 6 genomic stop codons), with product PDLEWWDVVYCIVSPYIDTVCRAGVLXMLWXISVYLLHKGAKIYLLNLAAADVVFLVNLPFWDQTIRNKYNRPCGXFLCHSTKHLLRXTHTPASSLVAISMDCYLVFVQTLKQRETKSNAQAKAICLLAWVSRSLSIPTFMFXGLKYPQDLNIFSCTLVFPSKLWKTTAHLTLNLMGFALPSIAIIFNCHIVHPLXENTRGQXDRKDTTATMLIFTVVLTFLFCWTITFLFSYXGMEADKGCSXDKLFNFGSXFSPASTKSCLKPVIYVFVGKYCREKVLKKFLYNLFPPDVLEKA